The following DNA comes from Brassica oleracea var. oleracea cultivar TO1000 chromosome C5, BOL, whole genome shotgun sequence.
CTACGAACACAATCATTCCATGTCTGTTTACTTTTGGGAATAGCCTTAGACACAATAAATCTATACTCGTAACTCGATAAAGTGCTTTGAGTCATTCCTAGGTAACAATCTTTGCTAATCTTTAACAGATCATGACAACATTCATTTGATAATCCTTGTGCTGCCTCATCTAACATGTTCTTGAAAATATTATCTCCACAGTCTAATGAGTTCAGATTTTGAAAGCAAGCCTCAAGAAAACCGAGTTGTTTGTGTGTGTAATGATGTCCAGACTTCATCTCATATTCCATTGCGGGTGAATCGACTTCTTCAAATAGAGATTCATCGGGAGATTCGACGTAAATATCAAAATCCGATGTAGGAGATATCTTCACATCTTCTGGTACCTCTTGTGAATATTGATCAAATTCTTGGGAAGAATTTAAATGTGACGTGAAGAACATTACTATGGATACAAACATTGCAATGTGAATAGACTTTGCCATATTTGCTTTTGCTTTTGATATTGGTAGATGTTTGATTGGTATCAATGAACGAGATATGATTTTATAGGGCAATGAACATGGTGCTTTGCGGAAGCATAATTAATTGATAAGACGTTTGTTCATTAATCACTTTATGTTATAACTTCATAAAATTCAGCATTTAACAGTTATGTTTCAAAAGATATATGTTTTCTTTCAGTGTTTAGCTTCATTGTGGGCTTGTGGATCGAATCCATCGTGCTTAGACTTTAGGCAAACATGAGACAACGCTACCACTGCAATCAAATTATTACAAGCAAGCAAGTCCATGCCACTGAGACAAGAAACAAAAAAAAAAAACAATCATTAGCGCAAAACAAAACAAAAATAATCAGAACAGCAAAGCGTTCTATGTAGTTAAATTACACAGAGCCCCATCTGGTCTTTACAATTGCAAGGTCACATAGTGGAGAGTCACTCCAAAAGAATCCGAGAACGCTCTCTGATCCTGCCCTGCATTTGTGGGTAAGTATCTGCTTGGTTTCTCGATAAAAATCTGTATTTCACACTCGGATCTTTGGACAGCTATGGCTTTTTTATTAACATAGAATTTGATAAATAGGATAGGCCTTTCACTTATAGAATCAACTGAAGGAGACACATCTGCGTTAAAGGGAGATGTTTGCCATGAAAAGACCTAAACAGGAAAACGTCAAAATCAACTAGGGATAAGGATCATCAAGCTTAATAAAGATATCGATTATGGTTGAAACAACAGCAAATAAACCATTTCAAAGGAAAAGAAAAATAAACACCTGATTGGCTGCGGTAGAAATTAGCAATGTGTTCGCATCATCATAGAACAACCCCCTGGATTCAGGAATATTGCATCGTAGGGATGGATGTTGTATATAGGCATGTGATAAACCACCTGAGCCGACACTTAGCTATGAACTTGAAAGCCTGTTAAGACATAATCTTAACTTTTTCTGTTTTCTGAATTTTTCAAAAAAAAAAAGAAACTGTAAATGGTTTTCATTCTATGATGAGACTGAGTCACTTAAAGTTGTATCAAAAACATATTGCAGGCTATAACTCAGAACCAATACACAAGGAACTTTTAAAAAGATGAAAAACGAATGGCTTATATCTTAAGCAGTGCTGAGAAATGCCTCAAAAGAGAAGGAGAATATAATAGTGATTCAAGCCTTTCCACTGATCTATAAGGGAAAGAAAGAAAAAATAATGATAGTAGAACAGATAAGTCAAGATTGATGTAGAGACCGTGGCGGAATTCTTTTCTTTCATGCTTGCATTGCTGAAGCTGAGATGAAACTGGAAGTGGTTGAGTACAAACTCCAAGAAATAGACAGCAAATTCGCCAAAGCTTTGTCCAAAGAACTAGAGACTAAATCAATTTAAGAACAAACACAACAAAGTCACACTAATGTCCTAACAACACAACGAGTCAGACAACAGTTTCACAAAGTAGCGAGATCTTATATCCATTACATTGATATTATAGAAGCAACGAAAAGGAAACCGGAGATAAGAACAGAGA
Coding sequences within:
- the LOC106292349 gene encoding uncharacterized protein LOC106292349, which produces MAKSIHIAMFVSIVMFFTSHLNSSQEFDQYSQEVPEDVKISPTSDFDIYVESPDESLFEEVDSPAMEYEMKSGHHYTHKQLGFLEACFQNLNSLDCGDNIFKNMLDEAAQGLSNECCHDLLKISKDCYLGMTQSTLSSYEYRFIVSKAIPKSKQTWNDCVRRVGNQIGSPIAFEELH